A single genomic interval of Cygnus atratus isolate AKBS03 ecotype Queensland, Australia chromosome 22, CAtr_DNAZoo_HiC_assembly, whole genome shotgun sequence harbors:
- the ARCN1 gene encoding coatomer subunit delta isoform X1, which translates to MLSPVLLAAAVCTKAGKAIVSRQFVEMTRTRIEGLLAAFPKLMNTGKQHTFVETESVRYVYQPMEKLYMVLITTKNSNILEDLETLRLFSRVIPEYCRALEENEISEHCFDLIFAFDEIVALGYRENVNLAQIRTFTEMDSHEEKVFRAVRETQEREAKAEMRRKAKELQQARRDAERQGKKAPGFGGFGSSAVSGGTTAAMITETIIETEKPKVAPAPSRPSGPSKALKLGAKGKEVDNFVDKLKLEGENIMTSVGKRSTEAAKVLAPPINMESVHMKIEEKISLTCGRDGGLQNMELHGMIMLHISDEKFARIRLHVENEDKRGVQLQTHPNVDKKLFTAESQIGLKNPEKSFPINSDVGVLKWRLQTTEESFIPLTINCWPSESGNSCDVNIEYELQEESLELNDVIITIPLPSGVGAPVIGEIDGEYRHDSRRNLLEWCLPVIDAKNKSGSLEFSIAGQPNDFFPVQVSFISKKNYCNIQVTKVTQVDGNSPVRFSTETTFVVDKYEIL; encoded by the exons ATGTTGTCTCCG GTGCTGTTGGCGGCTGCCGTCTGCACAAAGGCAGGGAAGGCCATTGTCTCCCGGCAGTTCGTGGAGATGACCCGGACCCGCATcgaggggctgctggcagctttcCCAAAACTCATGAACACCGGGAAGCAGCACACTTTTGTGGAAACAGAGAGTGTGCGGTATGTTTATCAGCCCATGGAGAAGCTCTACATGGTGCTGATCACCACCAAAAACAGCAATATCCTGGAAGACCTGGAAACACTCCGACTTTTCTCTAGAGTG ATCCCAGAATATTGTCGAGCCTTGGAGGAGAATGAGATCTCTGAACACTGTTTTGACCTGATTTTTGCCTTTGATGAAATTGTTGCCCTGGGCTACCGTGAGAACGTAAACCTGGCACAAATTCGGACCTTCACTGAGATGGACTCGCATGAAGAAAAGGTGTTCCGAGCTGTCCGAGAG ACTCAGGAACGTGAAGCAAAAGCTGAGATGCGCCGTAAAGCAAAGGAATTGCAGCAGGCTAGAAGGGATGCAGAGAGACAAGGCAAAAAGGCACCTGGTTTTGGTGGCTTTGGTAGTTCAGCTGTGTCTGGGGGCACAACAGCAGCAATGATCACAGAGACCATCATTGAAACGGAGAAGCCCAAAGTGGCACCAGCGCCTTCCAG GCCTTCAGGTCCTAGTAAAGCTCTGAAACTTGGTGCTAAAGGGAAGGAGGTGGACAACTTCGTGGACAAACTGAAATTGGAAGGAGAAAATATCATGACTTCCGTAGGCAAACGCTCTACAGAAGCAGCCAAAGTTCTTGCACCACCCATTAACATGGAGAG TGTGCACATGAAAATAGAGGAGAAAATTTCCTTGACTTGTGGCCGTGATGGAGGGTTACAGAATATGGAGCTGCATGGCATGATCATGCTGCACATCTCTGATGAAAAATTTGCACGGATTCGCCTGCAtgtagaaaatgaagacaaaaggGGAGTGCAGTTACAG ACTCACCCAAATgtggacaaaaagctttttaCTGCAGAATCGCAGATTGGTTTGAAGAACCCAGAGAAATCATTCCCTATTAACAGTGATGTGGGCGTGCTGAAGTGGAGGTTGCAGACCACGGAAGAGTCCTTCATTCCACTGACAA TTAACTGCTGGCCGTCAGAAAGTGGGAACAGTTGCGATGTTAACATTGAATATGAGTTGCAAGAGGAGAGTCTAGAACTGAACGATGTGATCATCACAATCCCTTTACC GTCTGGTGTCGGTGCCCCAGTGATTGGGGAAATAGATGGCGAATATCGCCATGACAGCCGGAGAAATCTCCTTGAGTGGTGCCTGCCAGTGATAGATGCCAAAAACAAGAGTGGCAGCCTGGAGTTCAGCATAGCAGGGCAGCCAAATGACTTCTTTCCAGTGCAAGTCTCCTTCATCTCCAAAAAGAACTATTGCAACATACAG GTTACCAAAGTGACCCAGGTAGATGGGAACAGCCCTGTAAGGTTTTCTACTGAAACCACCTTCGTGGTGGACAAGTACGAAATCCTGTAA
- the ARCN1 gene encoding coatomer subunit delta isoform X2 — protein sequence MVLLAAAVCTKAGKAIVSRQFVEMTRTRIEGLLAAFPKLMNTGKQHTFVETESVRYVYQPMEKLYMVLITTKNSNILEDLETLRLFSRVIPEYCRALEENEISEHCFDLIFAFDEIVALGYRENVNLAQIRTFTEMDSHEEKVFRAVRETQEREAKAEMRRKAKELQQARRDAERQGKKAPGFGGFGSSAVSGGTTAAMITETIIETEKPKVAPAPSRPSGPSKALKLGAKGKEVDNFVDKLKLEGENIMTSVGKRSTEAAKVLAPPINMESVHMKIEEKISLTCGRDGGLQNMELHGMIMLHISDEKFARIRLHVENEDKRGVQLQTHPNVDKKLFTAESQIGLKNPEKSFPINSDVGVLKWRLQTTEESFIPLTINCWPSESGNSCDVNIEYELQEESLELNDVIITIPLPSGVGAPVIGEIDGEYRHDSRRNLLEWCLPVIDAKNKSGSLEFSIAGQPNDFFPVQVSFISKKNYCNIQVTKVTQVDGNSPVRFSTETTFVVDKYEIL from the exons atg GTGCTGTTGGCGGCTGCCGTCTGCACAAAGGCAGGGAAGGCCATTGTCTCCCGGCAGTTCGTGGAGATGACCCGGACCCGCATcgaggggctgctggcagctttcCCAAAACTCATGAACACCGGGAAGCAGCACACTTTTGTGGAAACAGAGAGTGTGCGGTATGTTTATCAGCCCATGGAGAAGCTCTACATGGTGCTGATCACCACCAAAAACAGCAATATCCTGGAAGACCTGGAAACACTCCGACTTTTCTCTAGAGTG ATCCCAGAATATTGTCGAGCCTTGGAGGAGAATGAGATCTCTGAACACTGTTTTGACCTGATTTTTGCCTTTGATGAAATTGTTGCCCTGGGCTACCGTGAGAACGTAAACCTGGCACAAATTCGGACCTTCACTGAGATGGACTCGCATGAAGAAAAGGTGTTCCGAGCTGTCCGAGAG ACTCAGGAACGTGAAGCAAAAGCTGAGATGCGCCGTAAAGCAAAGGAATTGCAGCAGGCTAGAAGGGATGCAGAGAGACAAGGCAAAAAGGCACCTGGTTTTGGTGGCTTTGGTAGTTCAGCTGTGTCTGGGGGCACAACAGCAGCAATGATCACAGAGACCATCATTGAAACGGAGAAGCCCAAAGTGGCACCAGCGCCTTCCAG GCCTTCAGGTCCTAGTAAAGCTCTGAAACTTGGTGCTAAAGGGAAGGAGGTGGACAACTTCGTGGACAAACTGAAATTGGAAGGAGAAAATATCATGACTTCCGTAGGCAAACGCTCTACAGAAGCAGCCAAAGTTCTTGCACCACCCATTAACATGGAGAG TGTGCACATGAAAATAGAGGAGAAAATTTCCTTGACTTGTGGCCGTGATGGAGGGTTACAGAATATGGAGCTGCATGGCATGATCATGCTGCACATCTCTGATGAAAAATTTGCACGGATTCGCCTGCAtgtagaaaatgaagacaaaaggGGAGTGCAGTTACAG ACTCACCCAAATgtggacaaaaagctttttaCTGCAGAATCGCAGATTGGTTTGAAGAACCCAGAGAAATCATTCCCTATTAACAGTGATGTGGGCGTGCTGAAGTGGAGGTTGCAGACCACGGAAGAGTCCTTCATTCCACTGACAA TTAACTGCTGGCCGTCAGAAAGTGGGAACAGTTGCGATGTTAACATTGAATATGAGTTGCAAGAGGAGAGTCTAGAACTGAACGATGTGATCATCACAATCCCTTTACC GTCTGGTGTCGGTGCCCCAGTGATTGGGGAAATAGATGGCGAATATCGCCATGACAGCCGGAGAAATCTCCTTGAGTGGTGCCTGCCAGTGATAGATGCCAAAAACAAGAGTGGCAGCCTGGAGTTCAGCATAGCAGGGCAGCCAAATGACTTCTTTCCAGTGCAAGTCTCCTTCATCTCCAAAAAGAACTATTGCAACATACAG GTTACCAAAGTGACCCAGGTAGATGGGAACAGCCCTGTAAGGTTTTCTACTGAAACCACCTTCGTGGTGGACAAGTACGAAATCCTGTAA